One genomic region from Tripterygium wilfordii isolate XIE 37 chromosome 20, ASM1340144v1, whole genome shotgun sequence encodes:
- the LOC119987458 gene encoding AP-2 complex subunit mu isoform X2 yields MVDAFRTHIMQTKELGTCPVRQIGGCSFFYMRISNVYIVIVVSSNANVACAFKFVVEAVALFKSYFGGAFDEDAIRNNFVLIYELLDEIMDFGYPQNLSPEILKLYITQEGVRSPFSSKPSDRPVPNATLQVTGAVGWRREGLVYKKNEVFLDIVESVNLLMSSKGSVLRCDVTGKLLMKCFLSGMPDLKLGLNDKIGLEKESQLKARPTKSGKTIELDDVTFHQCVNLTRFNSEKTVSFVPPDGEFELMKYRITEGVNLPFRVLPTIKELGRTRMEVNVKVKSVFGAKMFALGVVIKIPVPKQTAKTNFQVTSGRAKYNASIDCLVWKIRKFPGQTEPTLSAEVELISTMAEKKSWTRPPIQMEFQVPMFTASGLRVRFLKVWEKSGYNTVEWVRYITKAGSYEIRC; encoded by the exons ATGGTAGATGCCTTCAGGACACACATAATGCAAACAAAAGAACTTGGTACATGTCCTGTGCGGCAGATCGGAGGTTGCTCTTTCTTTTACATGAGAATCAGCAATGTCTACATTGTGATCGTTGTGAGCAGCAACGCTAATGTGGCCTGTGCGTTCAAGTTTGTTGTTGAG GCTGTTGCACTCTTCAAGTCTTATTTTGGTGGGGCTTTTGATGAAGATGCTATCCGAAACAATTTTGTGCTGATATATGAGCTACTTGACG AAATCATGGACTTTGGCTACCCTCAGAATCTTTCTCCCGAAATTTTGAAACTTTACATCACTCAGGAAGGAGTGCGCTCACCCTTTTCATCCAAG CCTTCAGATAGACCTGTCCCTAATGCAACTTTACAAGTCACTGGGGCTGTTGGTTGGCGCAGAGAGGGCTTGGTTTATAAAAAGAATGAG GTCTTCTTGGATATTGTGGAGAGTGTTAATCTCCTCATGTCTTCAAAAG GTAGTGTTCTGCGATGTGATGTAACAGGAAAGCTACTTATGAAGTGCTTTCTCTCTGGAATGCCTGATCTGAAGTTGGGTTTAAATGATAAAATTGGGCTTGAGAAAGAGTCACAGCTTAAAGCGCGTCCTACTAAAAG TGGTAAAACTATCGAGCTTGATGACGTTACTTTCCATCAATGTGTAAATTTGACGAGGTTCAACTCTGAGAAGACTGTCAGCTTTGTTCCACCAGATGGTGAATTTGAATTAATGAA GTATCGTATCACTGAGGGGGTCAACCTTCCATTTCGTGTGTTGCCAACAATCAAGGAACTTGGTCGAACACGCATGGAAGTAAATGTTAAG GTAAAGAGTGTTTTTGGGGCAAAGATGTTTGCGCTTGGAGTTGTCATCAAGATTCCTGTACCAAAACAAACAGCCAAAACAAATTTTCAAGTCACATCAGGCCGAGCAAAGTACAATGCTTCTATTGATTGCTTGGTTTGGAA GATACGGAAATTTCCTGGACAAACTGAACCTACCTTGAGTGCAGAAGTTGAGTTGATCTCCACTATGGCAGAAAAGAAGTCCTGGACAAGGCCGCCTATTCAGATGGAGTTCCAG GTTCCCATGTTCACAGCTTCTGGTTTGCGAGTTCGTTTCCTGAAG GTATGGGAGAAGAGTGGATACAACACAGTTGAGTGGGTTCGTTATATTACTAAAGCAGGCTCTTATGAGATTAGGTGCTAG
- the LOC119987458 gene encoding AP-2 complex subunit mu isoform X1, whose product MPVAASAIYFLNLRGDVLINRLYRDDVGGNMVDAFRTHIMQTKELGTCPVRQIGGCSFFYMRISNVYIVIVVSSNANVACAFKFVVEAVALFKSYFGGAFDEDAIRNNFVLIYELLDEIMDFGYPQNLSPEILKLYITQEGVRSPFSSKPSDRPVPNATLQVTGAVGWRREGLVYKKNEVFLDIVESVNLLMSSKGSVLRCDVTGKLLMKCFLSGMPDLKLGLNDKIGLEKESQLKARPTKSGKTIELDDVTFHQCVNLTRFNSEKTVSFVPPDGEFELMKYRITEGVNLPFRVLPTIKELGRTRMEVNVKVKSVFGAKMFALGVVIKIPVPKQTAKTNFQVTSGRAKYNASIDCLVWKIRKFPGQTEPTLSAEVELISTMAEKKSWTRPPIQMEFQVPMFTASGLRVRFLKVWEKSGYNTVEWVRYITKAGSYEIRC is encoded by the exons ATGCCGGTGGCTGCTTCGGCCATCTACTTCCTAAACCTCCGGGGCGATGTCCTCATCAATCGCCTCTATCGCGACGATGTCGG GGGAAATATGGTAGATGCCTTCAGGACACACATAATGCAAACAAAAGAACTTGGTACATGTCCTGTGCGGCAGATCGGAGGTTGCTCTTTCTTTTACATGAGAATCAGCAATGTCTACATTGTGATCGTTGTGAGCAGCAACGCTAATGTGGCCTGTGCGTTCAAGTTTGTTGTTGAG GCTGTTGCACTCTTCAAGTCTTATTTTGGTGGGGCTTTTGATGAAGATGCTATCCGAAACAATTTTGTGCTGATATATGAGCTACTTGACG AAATCATGGACTTTGGCTACCCTCAGAATCTTTCTCCCGAAATTTTGAAACTTTACATCACTCAGGAAGGAGTGCGCTCACCCTTTTCATCCAAG CCTTCAGATAGACCTGTCCCTAATGCAACTTTACAAGTCACTGGGGCTGTTGGTTGGCGCAGAGAGGGCTTGGTTTATAAAAAGAATGAG GTCTTCTTGGATATTGTGGAGAGTGTTAATCTCCTCATGTCTTCAAAAG GTAGTGTTCTGCGATGTGATGTAACAGGAAAGCTACTTATGAAGTGCTTTCTCTCTGGAATGCCTGATCTGAAGTTGGGTTTAAATGATAAAATTGGGCTTGAGAAAGAGTCACAGCTTAAAGCGCGTCCTACTAAAAG TGGTAAAACTATCGAGCTTGATGACGTTACTTTCCATCAATGTGTAAATTTGACGAGGTTCAACTCTGAGAAGACTGTCAGCTTTGTTCCACCAGATGGTGAATTTGAATTAATGAA GTATCGTATCACTGAGGGGGTCAACCTTCCATTTCGTGTGTTGCCAACAATCAAGGAACTTGGTCGAACACGCATGGAAGTAAATGTTAAG GTAAAGAGTGTTTTTGGGGCAAAGATGTTTGCGCTTGGAGTTGTCATCAAGATTCCTGTACCAAAACAAACAGCCAAAACAAATTTTCAAGTCACATCAGGCCGAGCAAAGTACAATGCTTCTATTGATTGCTTGGTTTGGAA GATACGGAAATTTCCTGGACAAACTGAACCTACCTTGAGTGCAGAAGTTGAGTTGATCTCCACTATGGCAGAAAAGAAGTCCTGGACAAGGCCGCCTATTCAGATGGAGTTCCAG GTTCCCATGTTCACAGCTTCTGGTTTGCGAGTTCGTTTCCTGAAG GTATGGGAGAAGAGTGGATACAACACAGTTGAGTGGGTTCGTTATATTACTAAAGCAGGCTCTTATGAGATTAGGTGCTAG
- the LOC119986452 gene encoding AT-hook motif nuclear-localized protein 8-like, translated as MDSTPPQQLPPNFLLGPTPTSSSHNPFSAVTPTSGPPSSMIYRFPSNSVAPTNSPVPVPEPFDGAPNAGAFDGSSSSLRPCGLNVDPAKKKRGRPRKYAPDNNIALGLTPTPTSVASASSALVVHGDSGGNGGGTPPSEPTLKRQRGRPPGSGKKQLDALGAGGVGFTPHVIMVKAGEDIASKILAFSQQGPRTVCILSANGAICNVTLRHPANAGGTVTFEGRYEIISLSGSFLLSESNGSRSRNGGLSVSLAGPDGRVLGGGVAGMLLAATPVQVIVGSFIAEAKKSKNIAKPEPSSAPTPYMLNFGATATAASPESHGASSESSDENGGSTLNRGPGLYSNPGQPMHSTQMYHHLWAGQMQQ; from the exons ATGGACTCCACACCTCCACAGCAGCTTCCGCCGAACTTCCTTCTGGGTCCCACACCTACCTCCTCCTCACACAATCCTTTCTCCGCCGTCACTCCCACCTCCGGACCCCCTTCCTCCATGATTTACCGTTTCCCCTCTAATTCCGTGGCTCCCACCAACTCTCCCGTTCCGGTCCCGGAACCCTTTGATGGTGCACCAAACGCGGGTGCGTTTGAcggatcatcttcttctttgagGCCTTGTGGACTCAACGTCGATCCGGCTAAGAAGAAGCGCGGGCGGCCGAGGAAGTATGCCCCCGACAACAACATTGCTCTTGGACTCACACCTACGCCTACCTCCGTTGCTTCGGCTTCATCTGCTTTGGTGGTCCATGGCGATTCTGGGGGTAACGGTGGTGGTACGCCGCCTTCTGAGCCTACTTTGAAGCGTCAACGTGGAAGGCCTCCTGGGTCTGGAAAGAAGCAGCTGGATGCGTTGG GAGCCGGAGGAGTGGGTTTTACACCGCATGTTATAATGGTGAAAGCTGGTGAG GACATAGCATCTAAAATTTTGGCCTTTTCACAGCAAGGACCGCGAACAGTTTGCATTCTGTCCGCAAATGGTGCCATATGTAATGTTACCCTCCGCCATCCAGCGAATGCTGGGGGTACAGTGACATTTGAG GGACGATATGAAATCATCTCTCTATCTGGTTCCTTCTTGCTTTCCGAAAGTAATGGTAGTCGCAGCAGAAATGGTGGTCTGAGTGTGTCACTTGCGGGACCTGATGGCCGTGTGTTGGGTGGTGGAGTTGCTGGTATGCTACTAGCAGCCACACCAGTGCAG GTTATTGTTGGCAGCTTTATTGCAGAGgcgaaaaaatcaaaaaacattGCAAAACCTGAGCCATCTTCAGCTCCTACACCCTATATGTTGAATTTTGGtgcaacagcaacagcagcaaGCCCCGAGTCTCACGGGGCCTCAAGTGAATCCTCCGATGAGAATGGCGGTAGCACACTTAATCGGGGCCCTGGACTCTACAGTAACCCTGGTCAACCTATGCATAGTACGCAGATGTACCACCACCTATGGGCTGGCCAAATGCAACAATGA